GGAATTAAATATTATAATAAGAACACTAGCTGTTAAAGGCAGCACTGCCTATTTACAGACAGGTGCGGGGATCGTCATTGATTCAGACCCGTACAGGGAATATCGGGAATGTCGGAACAAGGCCAAAGCTGTCATGAAGGCGGTACAATGTGGTGAAGAAGAAGCCGCTTTGAGCAGAAGCGGTATCACAGGAGGGTGAGTCGTATGATTTTGGTGATTGATAATTATGATTCGTTTACGTACAATCTTGTTCAGTATTTGGGTGAACTTGGCGAAGAAGTAATCGTAAAACGGAACGATGAGATTGATGTGAAAGGCATAGAAGAGCTGGCACCAGAGCATATTTTGATCTCGCCGGGTCCATGCACGCCGAATGAGGCGGGGATATCACTGGATGTGATCAGCCATTTTAAAGGTCGCATTCCGATTTTTGGCGTTTGCCTCGGCCATCAGGCCATCGGACAGGCTTTTGGCGGTAAGGTTATCCGGGCTGAACGACTCATGCACGGTAAAACCTCACCGATTCTTCATCACAATACGTCAGTATTTGAAGGCCTGCCTTCTCCGTTCACAGCAACCCGGTATCACTCATTGCTGGTAGAGCGCGAGAGTCTACCTGAGTGTCTAGAGATTACCGCTGAAACCGCAGAAGGGGAAATTATGGGTTTGCGGCATAAAGAATTTGCCGTAGAAGGAGTTCAGTTCCATCCAGAATCCATTATTACGGATTACGGGCATCAGCTGTTACGCAATTTCCTAAAACGCAAGGTAGGCGTTTGATTCATGAAATATATCGGAGTCAACGGCGTCCTCACGGAAGCCGCAAAAGCCGTGGTTCACGTAAGTGATCACGGCTTTTTATACGGAATGGGCTTGTTTGAAACATTCCGCACCTACAAGGGCGCCCCATTCTTGCTGGATCGGCATCTGCATCGACTACAGGAAGGCTGCCGAATGCTCGGCATTCCTTTTCAACCTGATGAGGAGCAGCTTACGAAACACATCCAGCATCTGATGGTGGCAAATGGGTTGGATGAAGCCTACATCCGCTACACCGTATCAGCGGGTGAAGAGGTGCTAGGATTGCCGACGGGTGACTATACGCGTCCCAACCATATTTTGTTTGCCAAGCCGTTGCCCTCTACCAATACACAAATTGGGCAATCGACTTCCCCATCGGCGCTTCAGTTGTTGCGAATCCCCAGAAACACTCCAGAGGGTGAGGTTCGCTTGAAGTCGCTCCATTATATGAATAATATTCTTGCGAAACGGGAACTTCAGCAGTATGCCGAAGCTGTCCGTTATAAGGCTGAAGGAATGATGCTTACGGCCAATGGTTTCCTGGCAGAGGGAATGGTCAGCAATCTGTTCTTTGTGCGGAATAATACGCTGTATACACCTGACTTGTCTACAGGGATTCTGCCAGGCATTACGCGTGAATTCATTTTGGAGCTGGCGCATCTGCGAGACATTCCTTGTGAGCAGGGCCTGTACCGCTGGGACGAGTTGAAACAGGCTGATGAAATTTTTATGACCAACTCTATACAAGAAATACGGCCCGTGGATTTGTTGTTGGAGCCGGGAGGAACAACGAATCATTTTTCGGTTCCCTTGACGCAGCCCAGGTCCATAACAGCTTTGCTGTTGCACGATTATAGACAGAAAGCAGGGATCAAGTGAACATACCGACCCTTTATCAACGTAGTTACCGAATGGGGGATGCCGAGCTTACACTCGGACATTCCACACAGATCATGGGTATACTGAATGTGACCCCGGATTCATTTTCCGATGGAGGATTACATTATAACCCGGAGATTGCTGTTTTACATGCATTGAAGCTGGTGGAAGATGGAGCTGATATCATTGACATTGGCGGGGAGTCTACCCGTCCCGGTCATGATCCAGTAGGTGTGGAAGAGGAGCTGGCTCGGGTCATTCCGGTCGTCCAGGCCATCCATCGTATCGCACCGCACATTCCATTATCTGTAGATACTTACAAAGCTGAAGTAGCCAGAAAGGCACTCGAAGCTGGCGCACATATCATTAATGATGTGTGGGGGTTTAAGGCAGACCCTGATATGGCACGTGTAGCTTCGGAATTCGATTGCCCGGTCATTTTGATGCATAATCGTCATGACCATAACTATAGTGATTTGGTTTCTGATATGCTGTCCGATTTAAAAGAGAGTATCCGATTAGCGCTGGATGCGGGGGTACGTGAGGAACAGATCATTTTAGACCCAGGTATCGGTTTTGCCAAGGATTACGATGAAAATATTCATGCCATGACTTCTCTCGATAGATTGGGTCAGCTGGGCTTTCCGCTGTTATTGGCTACGTCGCGCAAAAGATTTATTCGTACAGCACTGGATTTGCCTGTGAATGATGTGGTGGAGGGCACGGCGGCTACTGTTGCTTTTGGCATTGCTCAAGGGTGCCAGATTGTGCGTGTACACGATGTGGCGCAAATCAAGCGCACCGTACGTATGTGTGATGCGATGGTGTACGGGTCTAAAAATGCACTGAGTTATGGTGGTTAGGAGACGCTTCATGAATGATTTGATCCTGTGATCGCTGTTGCAACGGGATTCTTTTGAATTGGTAAAACATATGACTGTAGGAATCCCGTTGAGTATATGCTTACGATGTAGCTTTTCCTTGAAAAGCTTTGGAGGCGAGCGCTACGTTTCTCCGGATTCAAATCCTTCATTCCGCTACAACGCACCATAAAGTCACTGTATTTTTTAGAGAGAAATTAATGTAAGAAGAACGGAAAAAATAGTAGAACGAAAACGAAGTGGACGGAATGGTGCTGTACAAGCGAAGCGGTCGCCTTTGTGCCAGGATTCCAACCATTTTATCCTAATATAAGGAAATCTGGGTACAACAGCGATGGGAAGTACCATCCGACCGCGTAGTGGTGCCGCGTGTACACCTTTAGTTGAGCTTATTTAGAAAAATCTAATAAATAACAGGGGGCCTACCCACAATGGATAAAATGAAATTGCATCGTATGGAATATTACGGATATCATGGCGTTTTTCCAGAGGAACGTAAGCTGGGACAACGTTACTATATTGATTTGGAACTGGAGCTTGATCTGCATGAAGCGGGTGAGCAGGATGCTTTGGACAAAACGGTTAATTACGCAGAGGTGCATTACACCGTTAAAGATATTGTAGAAAAGGAGTCTTACCAATTGATTGAAGCTTTGGGCGAACGTATTGCATCTTCCCTACTGGACACTTATACTAGTGTCAATGCACTGACTGTCAAAGTCACGAAGCCGCATCCGCCATTTGATATTCATTTTCAAGGCGTGACG
The Paenibacillus peoriae DNA segment above includes these coding regions:
- the pabA gene encoding aminodeoxychorismate/anthranilate synthase component II → MILVIDNYDSFTYNLVQYLGELGEEVIVKRNDEIDVKGIEELAPEHILISPGPCTPNEAGISLDVISHFKGRIPIFGVCLGHQAIGQAFGGKVIRAERLMHGKTSPILHHNTSVFEGLPSPFTATRYHSLLVERESLPECLEITAETAEGEIMGLRHKEFAVEGVQFHPESIITDYGHQLLRNFLKRKVGV
- a CDS encoding aminotransferase class IV — encoded protein: MKYIGVNGVLTEAAKAVVHVSDHGFLYGMGLFETFRTYKGAPFLLDRHLHRLQEGCRMLGIPFQPDEEQLTKHIQHLMVANGLDEAYIRYTVSAGEEVLGLPTGDYTRPNHILFAKPLPSTNTQIGQSTSPSALQLLRIPRNTPEGEVRLKSLHYMNNILAKRELQQYAEAVRYKAEGMMLTANGFLAEGMVSNLFFVRNNTLYTPDLSTGILPGITREFILELAHLRDIPCEQGLYRWDELKQADEIFMTNSIQEIRPVDLLLEPGGTTNHFSVPLTQPRSITALLLHDYRQKAGIK
- the folP gene encoding dihydropteroate synthase; this translates as MNIPTLYQRSYRMGDAELTLGHSTQIMGILNVTPDSFSDGGLHYNPEIAVLHALKLVEDGADIIDIGGESTRPGHDPVGVEEELARVIPVVQAIHRIAPHIPLSVDTYKAEVARKALEAGAHIINDVWGFKADPDMARVASEFDCPVILMHNRHDHNYSDLVSDMLSDLKESIRLALDAGVREEQIILDPGIGFAKDYDENIHAMTSLDRLGQLGFPLLLATSRKRFIRTALDLPVNDVVEGTAATVAFGIAQGCQIVRVHDVAQIKRTVRMCDAMVYGSKNALSYGG
- the folB gene encoding dihydroneopterin aldolase; this translates as MDKMKLHRMEYYGYHGVFPEERKLGQRYYIDLELELDLHEAGEQDALDKTVNYAEVHYTVKDIVEKESYQLIEALGERIASSLLDTYTSVNALTVKVTKPHPPFDIHFQGVTVELYRARK